The following are encoded together in the Diabrotica undecimpunctata isolate CICGRU chromosome 7, icDiaUnde3, whole genome shotgun sequence genome:
- the LOC140444902 gene encoding uncharacterized protein, translating into MMSKPLFLVIATLFVAYVKSEITVKVYTNHWEFKLKETVIPSIDNLKSVITNETYRIEIEDQTILELPSKVLEGVTLTELKLKHDQLKDIKPGALQEADIKRIKLDHNNIKSIKKGVFNGRSLWELDLSNNQIFNIEDEAFDTLEVNSLRLNDNNLETITAGIFHNTKVERLDLRNNKIQKIEVNALNQIPSLFYIELNNNLIKDLGGSFSNLDTVIQLNLANKKIESLEPNHFAGSKLNSLHLQDNYIKELKANSFNGLNLKFLNLSNNQISSINIDAFAGQPDLHSIILSHNNIGDLKSKFLKCINSKQSTLFLDNNNIVNIERGAFNEIVMNGLKLQENKIEVVKKGVFNNKNYNVLNLEKNKISKIENSAFDNSVINSLILSENQLSTLTGYMFVGANISTVNLGKNQIKEIEGFTFVQIYGLNTLDLSNNQIDNITDLFNYLEHLTDLNLDNNLIKVLKPNSFAGSKISTLSINNNQLFKIGKGIFNGLPFKSIALIGNLISKIEDGSFADTEELRTLKLGSNKIGDLTVASLGTLNNTELELSLDNNSISNIEFNSFRKVTLLSLKLHNNSLTAIKRDTFKGAEIGFISLAKNQISSLEENAFEDVKGLNLIDLSFNKLEVSVSSNSNQINLFVTRGANLSKYSSETLGKLIQATYESQVEF; encoded by the coding sequence ATGATGTCGAAACCGTTGTTTTTGGTGATAGCGACATTATTTGTGGCCTACGTAAAAAGTGAAATAACGGTAAAGGTTTACACTAATCATTGGGAATTCAAATTAAAAGAAACAGTTATTCCTTCCAtcgataatttaaaaagtgttaTTACGAATGAGACGTACCGAATAGAAATTGAAGACCAAACTATTCTTGAATTACCTAGTAAAGTGTTAGAAGGTGTAACTCTCACTGAACTCAAACTAAAGCATGACCAGTTGAAAGACATCAAGCCTGGTGCGTTGCAGGAAGCcgacatcaaaaggattaagttAGATCACAATAAcattaaaagtattaaaaaaggCGTATTTAATGGCAGGTCATTGTGGGAGCTTGATCTATCCAATAACCAAATCTTCAACATCGAGGATGAAGCTTTCGACACCTTGGAAGTTAATTCTCTACGGCTGAACGACAACAATCTTGAAACAATTACAGCAGGTATATTTCATAATACTAAAGTTGAACGATTAGATTTGAgaaataacaaaatacaaaaaattgaagTTAATGCTTTAAATCAGATACCCAGCTTATTTTACATTGAATTGAATAACAACCTTATTAAAGATCTTGGAGGAAGTTTCTCTAATTTGGATACTGTAATTCAGCTTAATTTAGCCAATAAGAAAATTGAATCTCTTGAACCAAATCATTTTGCTGGCTCCAAGTTAAATTCATTACATCTTCAAGACAACTATATAAAAGAGCTAAAAGCAAACTCTTTTAATGGcttaaatttaaagtttttaaatctTAGTAACAATCAAATTTCTTCAATTAACATTGATGCTTTCGCTGGTCAGCCTGATCTTCACTCGATTATTCTCTCGCATAATAATATTGGAGACTTGAAATCAAAATTCCTTAAATGTATCAATTCTAAACAatcaactttgtttttggatAATAACAATATTGTTAATATAGAGCGTGGAGCATTTAACGAAATTGTGATGAATGGATTGAAATTACAAGAAAATAAAATTGAAGTTGTTAAAAAAGGAGTTTTTAATAACAAGAATTATAACGTCCTCAATTTGGAAAAAAACAAGATCTCAAAAATTGAAAATAGCGCATTTGACAATTCAGTAATAAATAGTCTCATACTTTCCGAAAATCAACTGAGTACACTTACAGGTTATATGTTCGTTGGAGCTAATATAAGTACCGTTAATTTAGGTAAAAATCAAATTAAGGAAATTGAAGGTTTTACTTTTGTTCAAATTTATGGTTTGAATACTCTGGATCTCAGCAATAACCAAATTGATAACATTACAGATCTATTTAACTATTTGGAGCATTTAACCGATCTGAATTTGGACAACAACTTAATTAAAGTACTTAAACCAAACAGTTTTGCAGGCTCCAAAATATCTACTCTTTCTATTAATAACAATCAGTTATTTAAAATCGGTAAGGGGATTTTTAATGGTCTTCCATTTAAATCTATCGCTCTTATTGGTAACTTGATCTCTAAAATCGAAGATGGTAGTTTTGCTGATACGGAAGAACTTCGTACTTTGAAACTTGGAAGCAACAAAATTGGCGATTTAACTGTTGCTTCTTTGGGAACACTAAACAATACAGAATTAGAATTAAGTCTTGATAATAACAGTATTTCTAATATTGAATTCAATTCATTCAGGAAAGTTACATTACTTTCATTAAAACTTCACAACAACTCCTTAACGGCTATTAAAAGAGATACATTTAAGGGTGCAGAAATCGGTTTTATTAGTTTGGCGAAAAACCAGATTTCTAGCTTAGAAGAAAACGCTTTTGAAGATGTCAAGGGACTAAATTTAATTGATTTAAGCTTTAATAAACTAGAAGTGTCAGTTAGTTCCAATTCAAACCAAATCAACTTATTTGTCACCCGTGGAGCTAACTTAAGCAAATACAGTAGTGAAACTTTGGGCAAATTGATTCAGGCGACATACGAAAGTCAAGTCgagttttaa